One Pelobates fuscus isolate aPelFus1 chromosome 8, aPelFus1.pri, whole genome shotgun sequence genomic window carries:
- the LOC134571389 gene encoding up-regulator of cell proliferation-like has product MEQSSLNALCQSFLSDTRKAFEELLVQLGMGDYVNSKLTLNDVRSIGRDSMESNPRDRQDIPWHFLKKLIALSNTARTSCCTRSNLRLNGDLNEKNNQFGSLNINAANDGPCSISVHPLDVLCVLLNCSDHFLQQEIVTKMSICQFAVPLLLPAGDGSNCTFMLWAMRDIVKRWRPHSLADSKGFMEDNVVNIPMPTFSFVRMGKTKLSKSYILNQVLSPAQQHHEFFIHDDMQGGNIERKTSDGLVEMSWCFPSGSESSDIFPEPIAVANLHGDLESNWTQFAFLTRVSTTVFIFTESIGEREFKLLSNCENKDTEYNFIITPGPGKDLTMETIQHLQKLVSILKTGKSSMIVQKSTENKKSIVEQIQSRIDFSINTSLKRAIKNMAEAINVLGVRVDEMSKECLKAKEHAVKITKEIKKVITDKRETMFLQRDLWKQISKTDKEMCRMRNQGAKNRVEYLKELEGQLTGLHEQYCNNLPSSIKLFIDTFIHFTLKEKHYFFKWMILKLDSIARNNLSSLQTGSTLNIEHLLREMGQLYEAECTLLREKRIHKLKIQFDRLPGIAADLLLGGFPLELIDGDASNIPLQWITDVLTELDTKTGGQCRMRVISVLGVQSTGKSTLLNTMFGLHLPVANRHCSRGAFMTLIKVKEDIRHELGCDFILVIDTEGLKAPELSSLEDSYEHDNELATLVVGLSDITIINMAMENSTEIKDILQSVIHAFMKMEEIGKKVKCLFVHQNVNEMPAHEENMKHRQKLQDQLDEMTNHAAKMENKYGITTFGEVMDYDIEKDHWYIPGLWLGVPPMAPVNSDYSEKVSALKKYLWNFIKKCVNKPLNTRENISYIYSLWNAVKHEKFIFSLRNNLVEKAYNKLSIDLSILDFINAVHSWVADTETLIKNQSADVLNVETFTSHKKNELAKLLCMEEMKISELLENYSQDKSKDVHLLEEYKKIFTKVKSLKNELERNAHNTINMALELKKGKLETLCIQSKYQKTIERKVRILLETCKRRNYQLNETDLKFKFDDMWSKMISELQLEIFGIHDINQSMLRKLCESMYWKESNIKSKLSSVISLEEYGLNDFLVTEMHETHSFSLFPKKSSKLFARQDNDHKIKPFADSLITMCDQYVTEKVNLRSGYNDTYCKELLEMIDSKLSGKYTKNVSLSPMFELDIKLHIFGRAFRGFQKMQDTLIQEDNNLKMLKPQYFTNFLRTYHKTTHNAYNDKELNIKTRWTLRK; this is encoded by the exons ATGGAGCAG TCCTCACTTAACGCGCTTTGCCaaag tttcctctcagaTACAAGAAAGGCATTTGAggagcttctggtacagctgggAATGGGAGATTATGTTAACTCAAAACTCACACTGAATGATGTCCGGAGCATTGGGAGAGACAGCATGGAAAGTAACCCTCGGGATAGACAGGACATTCCCTGGCATTTCCTCAAGAAACTCATTGCTCTAAGCAATACTGCCAGGACCTCTTGTTGCACAAGGTCTAATCTGAGATTAAATGGAGacttaaatgaaaaaaacaaccaGTTTGGGAGTCTTAATATTAATGCTGCAAATGATGGTCCATGTTCTATCTCTGTCCACCCCCTGGATGTTCTATGTGTTCTCCTGAATTGTTCAGATCATTTTTTACAACAGGAAATTGTAACCAAGATGTCCATATGCCAGTTTGCTGTCCCTCTGCTGCTCCCTGCTGGTGATGGCTCTAACTGCACCTTCATGTTATGGGCAATGAGAGACATTGTGAAGAGGTGGAGACCTCACTCATTAGCAGACAGTAAAGGTTTTATGGAGGATAATGTGGTGAACATTCCCATGCCGACCTTCTCTTTTGTCAGAATGGGGAAAACTAAATTATCCAAATCATATATTCTGAATCAGGTTCTCAGCCCAGCACAGCAGCATCATGAATTTTTTATACATGACGACATGCAAGGAGGGAACATCGAGAGGAAAACATCTGATGGACTAGTGGAAATGTCCTGGTGTTTTCCCTCTGGGAGTGAAAGTTCTGACATTTTCCCAGAGCCAATTGCAGTGGCCAATCTACATGGAGACCTGGAGTCTAACTGGACACAGTTCGCCTTCTTAACCCGAGTCTCAACAACTGTGTTTATATTTACTGAGAGCATCGGGGAGAGAGAATTCAAACTGTTATCAAACTGCGAAAACAAAGACACAGAATATAATTTCATCATCACTCCGGGTCCAGGGAAAGATCTAACCATGGAGACAATTCAGCATCTGCAAAAATTGGTATCTATACTGAAAACTGGAAAAAGCAGTATGATAGTTCAAAAaagcacagaaaataaaaaatcaatagtgGAACAAATTCAATCCAGAATAGATTTTTCAATAAATACTTCTCTTAAAAGAGCTATTAAAAATATGGCTGAAGCGATCAATGTACTTGGTGTCCGTGTAGATGAAATGTCAAAGGAATGCTTAAAAGCCAAAGAGCATGCTGTAAAAATAACAAAGGAGATAAAAAAAGTAATTACGGATAAAAGGGAAACAATGTTTCTACAGAGAGATCTGTGGAAACAAATTTCTAAAACGGATAAAGAAATGTGCAGAATGAGAAACCAAGGAGCAAAGAATAGAGTAGAATATTTGAAGGAACTGGAAGGTCAGTTGACTGGACTGCATGAGCAATATTGTAATAACCTTCCGAGCAGCATCAAGCTTTTTATTGATACCTTCATTCATTTTACTCTGAAAGAgaagcattatttttttaaatggatgaTTCTTAAACTTGATTCAATTGCTAGAAATAATCTGTCTTCTCTACAGACAGGATCCACACTGAATATTGAACACTTACTGCGGGAGATGGGGCAGCTGTACGAGGCTGAATGCACCCTACTGAGAGAAAAACGCATTCATAAACTGAAGATACAGTTTGATAGACTCCCAGGAATAGCAGCTGATCTTCTGCTGGGTGGGTTCCCATTGGAGCTGATTGATGGAGATGCCTCCAACATCCCCCTGCAATGGATAACTGATGTCCTGACTGAGCTGGACACCAAGACCGGAGGACAATGCAGAATGAGAGTGATCAGTGTGCTGGGAGTTCAGAGTACGGGGAAATCCACCCTTCTGAACACCATGTTTGGTTTGCATCTCCCGGTGGCCAATAGACATTGTTCACGAGGGGCTTTCATGACCCTTATTAAAGTGAAAGAGGATATCCGGCACGAGCTGGGCTGTGACTTTATTCTGGTGATTGATACTGAAGGTCTGAAAGCTCCAGAATTGTCTTCTCTGGAGGACAGTTATGAACATGACAATGAGCTGGCCACATTAGTGGTGGGTCTAAGTGATATCACCATAATTAACATGGCTATGGAGAACTCAACAGAGATAAAGGACATTCTTCAGAGTGTGATCCATGCTTTTATGAAGATGGAGGAAATAGGAAAAAAAGTGAAATGCCTGTTTGTTCATCAGAATGTGAATGAAATGCCTGCTCATGAGGAGAATATGAAACACAGACAGAAACTCCAGGATCAGTTGGATGAAATGACTAATCATGCCGCAAAGATGGAAAATAAGTATGGAATCACAACATTTGGTGAAGTGATGGACTATGACATTGAAAAAGATCATTGGTACATTCCTGGCTTGTGGCTCGGAGTCCCACCCATGGCTCCAGTAAACTCTGATTACAGTGAAAaggtatctgctctaaaaaaatatttatggaattttattaaaaaatgtgttaataaaCCATTGAACACACGTGaaaacatttcatatatatacagtTTGTGGAATGCAGTAAAACATGAGAAGTTTATATTCAGTTTGAGAAACAATCTGGTGGAAAAAGCTTATAACAAACTGTCCATAGATCTCTCCATTTTGGATTTTATCAATGCTGTGCACAGCTGGGTGGCTGATACTGAGACACTAATTAAAAATCAATCAGCTGATGTACTAAATGTAGAGACATTTACAAGTCACAAGAAAAATGAGCTAGCGAAGCTTCTATGCATGGAGGAAATGAAAATATCAGAATTGCTAGAAAATTATTCTCAGGATAAATCCAAAGATGTGCACCTTCTAGAAGAATACAAGAAAATATTCACAAAAGTAAAAAGTCTGAAAAATGAACTCGAAAGAAATGCTCATAATACAATTAACATGGCTCTCGAACTCAAGAAAGGGAAGCTTGAAACTCTGTGTATTCAGAGTAAATATCAGAAAACAATTGAAAGAAAAGTTAGGATTCTCCTGGAGACGTGCAAAAGGAGAAACTATCAGCTCAATGAGACAGATTTGAAATTCAAGTTTGATGACATGTGGAGCAAGATGATCTCAGAATTACAGCTCGAGATATTTGGGATACATGATATAAACCAATCTATGCTCAGAAAACTTTGCGAAAGCATGTACTGGAAAGAATCCAATATCAAATCAAAATTAAGCAGCGTAATAAGTTTGGAGGAATACGGACTTAATGATTTTCTGGTGACAGAAATGCACGAAACTCATTCTTTTTCCTTGTTCCCGAAAAAAAGCAGCAAGCTGTTTGCCAGACAGGACAATGATCACAAAATAAAGCCGTTTGCTGACTCCCTGATCACAATGTGTGATCAATATGTTACAGAGAAGGTAAACCTCAGATCAGGATATAATGACACTTACTGTAAGGAATTGTTAGAAATGATCGATAGCAAACTGTCTGGTAAATATACTAAAaatgtgtccctgtcccctatgTTTGAGTTAGATATCAAACTTCACATTTTTGGGCGAGCTTTTCGTGGATTTCAGAAGATGCAGGACACCCTTATACAAGAAGACAATAATCTGAAAATGCTAAAACCTCAATATTTTACAAACTTTCTCCGCACTTACCACAAGACAACCCACAATGCATACAATGATAAAGAGTTAAATATCAAAACTAGATGGACATTGCGAAAATGA